In Camelina sativa cultivar DH55 chromosome 17, Cs, whole genome shotgun sequence, the genomic stretch TTAGTATAACGAAAATGATTGGTTCACTCACTCAGGGTCTAGGTAACCAGGTGTTCCTGCAACGATGGTCATAACTTGAGATTCACCATCAACCGGAAAAGATCTTGAGAGCCCAAAATCGGCTAGTTTTGCTTGAGACCGTTCATTCAATAAGATGTTAGTTGGTTTCACATCTCTATGAACCATTGGAGGTCTACATCCATTGTGAAGATACTCCAGTCCTGTTACAAATGGTTATTGTTTCTGTCAATCTTGCTTTTAAGACTAGCAGACAAGAAGATAAGTTGtgtcatgaaaagaaaaagtctTGTTCACCTTGTGCTGCCTCTACAGCtatttgcattcttgtttccCAGCTTAGAACATTGACACTGAGTTTTCCTGTACCGATATTTAAATGTTGAAGGAGATGGATTTTACTAAATAAGAGTCTTTTAAGTTAAAGTATTTACCTGACATATTTTCCCTCAGGTCTCCATTTGCCATATATTCATAGATCAAAGCCAAGTTATCTCCATCATCACAGTAACCCACAAGTCCCACCAAATGTCTGTGATGAACTCTCAAAAGAAGCTCGACCTGATGAAGATAACAAAGTGACCCTTTCATGATTGAGAAACTTAACgccaatttaaaaataaattggaCTAACCAATCCATTTCTTGCTAAAGTACCTCTGCTTTGAACTCCTTGTATCCTTGAGCTGATGAATGAGAGAGCATTTTCACAGCTACTTGAGTATCATCCAAGTTTCCATAATAGACTGTTCCAAACCCTCCTTTACCAAGTACTCTCTCAAAGTTTTTAGTCATCTTTAGTACCTCGGAATAAGTGAACTTGCGTTCCTTTGTTATGATTGATGAACCTGATGATCTTGTCTCACTTTTAACCGTGCCAGTAGTGAATGATACGGGTATTGAAGCTGTAAATGTCAAACAAAGTGAGGAAAAATCTAACAAAGTTTCATTTTCATTAGTCTTCAAAAAACCAGTCATACCTTCAATAGTTTTCCGTTTTTTCCTTATGACGACAAAAACAATAGCCAAGATAAGTAGCAGAGCAAACACACTAGCCACTGATGCTGCGATAGCAACCACATTTTTACTACTTTTTCCGGTTCCATCTCTACTGCAATCATTAAAAATGATgtgaaaggaaaaagaaagatggttaGACACACAGGAGTTTGAAAAGGTTGAGATTGAATCCGTTGAAGTATGAAAACCTTACATTAGTATTAAAGATTTATTATCTATCTTTCGTTGAAGAGGCTCTGGAACTAAGCGACCAAGTTTCATGTTTCCGCTTAAGTTTCTGCATATGAAAAGACTGAACCTTTCAGAAGAGCACACAAAGAGCAGAGCAAGCGAGAACTAGGCATAGTCAATAAGAAGCTCACATGAGTGTCAGCTTCATATCCGAAAAAAATTCTGGAATCTCTCCTGATAAATCATTGTTTGATAGATCTCTGCGCgttaaagagaaaaatcaatgtttttgaATGCAGAATTAATGTCCTTTTCCCACTGCAACAAACCATACTATAAGTTTATTGGTGTGACAGTTTGGATGCTTACAGTACTGTCAACTGTGTTAGCTTGGATATATCAAATGTTATTGTACCAGTCAAATTGCTTCCACTCAGGTTCCTAATAGAGTATCCAAAAGTTAGAACTTGTGATAAGCCCGAAACTAAGGAAATTGCGATGAACAAGCAAAACATACAAGGATATGATCCGCGGTGGCTCAGAGACAGGATAAGTGCAGTTTAAACCTTCCCATCGATATAACTTAGGAGCACATGGATCTCCTTGCCAACTAAAACTTTTGCTCATCAATCCATATGTTGTCTTGATGTCCATCATAGCAGATACTGATCAATCAGACAAtgttataaaactaaaaagacaGAAATGTCTTGGTAGAAAAATGGGTTCCAAGAACTTACCTTCATCTTGGTCTGTCTCTTGCTGTTCAATGTTAAGGACTTTATAAATCTCGAGACCGTTGATGAGTGGAGGAAGAGTAGAGTTACCGGTCATCTCGAAAGTGAAATTGAACTTCCCATCAGGAGAACTCACAGCTCCTGGATTGAATATAGTTGTTATACTGAACTTTGGAGGCCTAAAATAGGAGTACCAGTTTCGGCCACCATTAAAAGTAATGTTGAATTCTCTAGTCGCATTAGCTGCAAGATTCTCGATTTCAGCGaaatgcatgtatatatatgactgTGCAGTGATGTCGTCGAGAGTCCAATCTATGGTCAGAGGCTGAGTAGCATTTGCAGGGATAGCAGCAGTTTTCGCCACAGGTTGAGGAACATTGTAGAAGTTACTTGTATCAACCGAAGCTTCCGTGCTTATCACGGAAGTTTTGTTACCTAAGAATGGAGTCCAAGTTCGGTCATGGACGTCCTCATCATACCTAAGAAGGAGGCTCCTTAATTAGTCCTTTTTGTTAACCTATCACCAAAGagcaaaacaagaaatttacaaaaaacCTTACCTGACGAACGATGGCGTGGGTGAAAAGAAAACTCTTGCGAACGCAATCAGCGATCCACTTTGTGTGACGTATGTGTTATTACTCAAAGGACGAAGTTCCAAGGACGAAATAAACGGTGTTGTTTCCCCTGTCTTAACAAGACAAACTTGAAGACGGTCTTGTGTTAAGACATGGATCAACTCGTGGATTGAACCATTTGTCACTCCTAGGGTTGAAACCGAAGTCCATTTGTTAGGACCAATGTGAAGATCAAAGGTCGGGAGTTGATTCAAACCGTCGTAATTCCCATAGATAAAGGTTGCTCTGATCAGATACTTGCGTTTCACGGTGAGGGTGAAGTTGTAACAGTTTCTTTGACCCTCAGGGAAGCTTCTCAAGGACCAAGTCTGTTGCTGAAACTGTGCCCTGTACATCTCGTTGATATTCCCGGGGGATCCACTCTCGATGTAATCTGTGTCTGATCTGTATGTTATATTCGTCGACTTCTCCACATACGTTCTGTCCTTAGGTACCAAACCACAATCTAAGCTGATGAATCCTGTTCATGACCAAAGAATTACAAACTTAAAAGAGGGTTTCTTAATCTGCTTAATTATCAAGCTTTCatgaaaacagaggagaattaaaaaataaaaaataaaaaaagagctGAGTAAAGAACCTGATTGATCTTGAGCTTGAACCAATTCAAAAATGTCAAAAGCTAAGATCAAGAAGGGCAAAAAGCCTTGAAGAaacttcatgtttttttttggggggatGTGTGCTTTTCTGATTCAGAGGAGAGACTATACATTGTTCATCATTGTAATTTGTTCTTGATGGGCAAAGATTGACCTAAACAAAGTATTGGTCAACGAAGATGGCTAAGTCTTGTTCAGCATTAGATTTATTCAGGTGATTGTAACATTACTCTTATTTGCCTACGAAATTTTGTGTGCATTGTGGAAATGTTCAAACTAAGTACTGGTGgcaaatatataatcaaacaaaaaaaaagtggaaacaAACGaagtaaataaagaaatagaaataaaCAAAGTGAGGTGCAGTGTCTTGCCCTACCAAAATAATACAATGACAAAATACATTAATAATACATCACATCAAccaattttggttattttcgtcaccattctatttattttattcgaTTGACATTTTGAAATCTTTATCAGAATTATTAGAAATTATTAGAATTACAAATAACTTAATTTCTCCAATAAGctatatactattaaaaaaaagggcaattgacaaaaatagcaccatttttagtttttgttccaaacttagcacacacTCCTTAATATGATAAAATTAGCACAACTTAATATTTTGgagaattattattaaaaataataaaacagagaaatatataaaaaacgcAGCAATCGTCGTCTTCCTTATacacaaaactaaaaagtttCCCTTTCCTTCCTGGCTTCTCCTCTCTCGTTGCAACACTtcttcaatctcagattttaaaCACAAATCATGCTTGATTTTGGATTATGGATGTGAATCTCGATTCTCCATTATCGGATATGGATTCAATTCTTAGATCTGATTGCTTTATCCGATTGAAACTAGTATGCCTAAGCcatgtttaattttcttgtacGCTTTACTTCCACTTTTTCAATGTTTATTGGAACTAACGAGTACTAGATTTTGGTTAATTTCAGGGGGAAGTTCATATAAAGTCACGGTAAGCAATAGAATCTCCGACTTTTTCTCCAGCATAATCAAATCGAAACAGTTCGTGGCGATTTGTGATTGCTTAAGTCTGATTGCTTTGTCCGATTGAAACCTCTGTTGTGATtaacttttttctatttttcagaAATTTTCAGACTTTCAGTAGATTGGATGATTTGTGATTTGGGACTCTCAACTTCCAAAACCGGTAAGCTTCTCTTCCACCTTTTCTATGTTCATTGGATTTAACgagtaaaagatatatatgaaattcaGGAAAGCTTATCTGAACTTCAGGACGACCTTCATAAGCATAGTTATAGACTATGATTTGATTAGTTAGTTCTCGATTAGTCTATTTAAGATTCTCCTTTGTTAGTTAACCTTGCTTCTCTTGGATTGTCTATGaatcttaatttataataaattccTTCTAAGCTTCCCAAACATATACTACTCAATAGCTTGATTTTGTTGTATATCAAGTGTTTGTTTGCATATTCTGTTCTAATTGTTTTGAGTTAACCATGTGTGCTAGTTTTGCTTTGCTACTTAAGACACACTAAAATATTTGGgaattttatctattttctttACAGAATGCAAGAGTTATCTACTATTGATGGTTTTGCGGAGATAAATGAAAGCTTAGCCAAGATGGGGTTTTACTATATCCAACATCACGCCCAAAATGCAGCACCAAATCTTCTTAATCTTAGCATCAACATTTTGGAGAAGTCCCGTGAAACATGCTTGCATACCGAAGACTTGGAAAATTCTACAGCCATGGTGAAATCAATGAAAAAGTGTGGTTCACCTATCATCTATATCTGTTGTTAAACATCTATGATGGTTGTGAAACaacattttatattgttttggtacTCATTTGATGTTTATGCACTATAAGAATGTCAAAGATTTATATTTGACAAGTTAATAGTTGTTGAGGTAACTGTGTCTGAGTTTGCTACAGGTTCTCTTTAATTCAAGAAGGATTCCACGAAGTTCATAaaaatttcttgaatttcaggatgaccttcataaaaacGTTTGAATTTTATGATGAACTTAAGGAAGGATAGTTATTCACATAACACTAAAGCTTTTTGGCTTCATGGCTTGTGTAAACCATGATAGTTATTCatatgtttattgtttgttgcttgtgtattgatGTGTTTCTTAGTCACATTTGAAGATTAAGGAAGCATTGTTGAGAATTCATGAAGACTTTCCTTAACTGTGACTGAACTTCATAAATGATTATAGGAAATTCGGGAAAGATATATGAATATCAGGAAGGAATTCCTTGAATTTCATGATGACTTTCattaaaaagtttagatttccaaacatcagaatgtgCATAACCATGAAATCATTATGCCTCACTAATGGAGTAATCTACTAATATTTGACACATTGAtccaaaatacacaaaacaatatatttagaaacacatatatttaaatttatgaagggttcaataatatttaggaatcacttcttgaaattcaggatagtcttcataaaaataatagttaaaaaagATTACATATCTAAAGTATTCTTGATTAAATTCAGGATGGTTTTGGGTGCTCCACCATggaacatcttgttcatcatcaaTTCTATGTTTCTTCTTTCGAACAACATACTCAACTTCATTACaccgtttctttcttctttgctgaaatcaatatgtaaacaaaaaaaaacccacgtTACAATGAAACACATCAAAGATATCACATACTTCTCCAACACAAGACGCAAGATAATTctattttgtaaagaaacatTTCAAAGACATCACAGACAAACACTAAAATACTTCATAAAATCCATTCACAAAGGTCTTCCTAATATTTATGAACCCCTTCCTAAATTTTCAACAATGCTTCCTGAATTTTATACAAGGCTTAATTCCAATCATTGTTTGTGTGAGAAACTCTATGATGATTAACATATGAATGAAATTCCAAAGTAATAAGCAAACAGACCTCTAACAATAACACTAGCAGTTACCATTCTCATAAAACTATTCCAAATTTGTCTAGCTTAAATGGATGGGACAGTTCTAAGATTGAaacttcttcaaaaaaaaaactcataccaGTACAAGACGAACACAAATTTGAGTTGAACTAAGTTAAGTCGTTGTTGTTTTCtagaatataaaacaaaaatctcaaatagaataagtaaaagaaagaaacaaacctcaTCTCAATTCTCAGGAAGTTCAACTTCACAATCTTGAATCTTGTTGAATATCCTTTAGATCTTTACCATTCACAATAGACCCAACAGAAACACAAGTCCCCAAGATCTCACTCACTAAACCACTCAATTCCTTATGAGTGGCCTTATGATCCTTGCGATCTCAATCACATCACCAAAAATTATGCTTAATGTTCTCCACCTTCTCCAGCTCTTTTAACGTCGTCATGAGCAGCGCCGCTGCCGACAAAACCATTGTGACCTTCACATGATGAATATGTACCCAATAGCATCGCTGCCGACGGTTCAACACTATTAGCCTGTCTCTAATTCGacctcaaaacaaaattttgagagattttatcgAATCCACATTCTTAAAAAGTAGATCTAACCAAAAATGCAGGGGAGAAGAACACAATATCATGATGATTCGTTTCGGGTTAAAGGGGACAAGGAGAAGCTCGTGAGAACCAGCAATGAGAATTGGGTAATCTTCAGTGAGAACAAGATAATTAGGGCTATCTCTATTTTAGATCTTTCGTGAGAGGTTAGATAAAAGAGACGacatgaaacaaagaaattaaatcaattatttattattttttaaatttttcttatattatgttaattagtaaatgctagttttggaatatttgaAAAGGTGTGctaactttggaagaaaaacttaaaagtgtGCTATTCTAGAgtatttctattaaaaaaaaatagaaattttggaTTCATTTTTAAACTACGACCGGTTCAAAACTTTTAACTCATCTTTTCAAACACAACTAGTTTAACTTTATTGGAGGCTATAGATTTTGGAAATTGTCACGTTTAATTACAagcattttagtttttttttttcaatttacgattaataaatttttgtattagaCTAAAACCGGATTAGTGATAAATCAATAGGTTTTCACGGTGTAGTGTTCTGGTCCAAATTAGATCTAATATTTCCTCTAAACTACATTAGGACCCGCAATACACCGcagaacaaattatttataactaaaacatttaaattataaattatattgttggtt encodes the following:
- the LOC104758508 gene encoding probable LRR receptor-like protein kinase At1g51890, with the protein product MKFLQGFLPFLILAFDIFELVQAQDQSGFISLDCGLVPKDRTYVEKSTNITYRSDTDYIESGSPGNINEMYRAQFQQQTWSLRSFPEGQRNCYNFTLTVKRKYLIRATFIYGNYDGLNQLPTFDLHIGPNKWTSVSTLGVTNGSIHELIHVLTQDRLQVCLVKTGETTPFISSLELRPLSNNTYVTQSGSLIAFARVFFSPTPSFVRYDEDVHDRTWTPFLGNKTSVISTEASVDTSNFYNVPQPVAKTAAIPANATQPLTIDWTLDDITAQSYIYMHFAEIENLAANATREFNITFNGGRNWYSYFRPPKFSITTIFNPGAVSSPDGKFNFTFEMTGNSTLPPLINGLEIYKVLNIEQQETDQDEVSAMMDIKTTYGLMSKSFSWQGDPCAPKLYRWEGLNCTYPVSEPPRIISLNLSGSNLTGTITFDISKLTQLTVLDLSNNDLSGEIPEFFSDMKLTLINLSGNMKLGRLVPEPLQRKIDNKSLILIRDGTGKSSKNVVAIAASVASVFALLLILAIVFVVIRKKRKTIEASIPVSFTTGTVKSETRSSGSSIITKERKFTYSEVLKMTKNFERVLGKGGFGTVYYGNLDDTQVAVKMLSHSSAQGYKEFKAEVELLLRVHHRHLVGLVGYCDDGDNLALIYEYMANGDLRENMSGKLSVNVLSWETRMQIAVEAAQGLEYLHNGCRPPMVHRDVKPTNILLNERSQAKLADFGLSRSFPVDGESQVMTIVAGTPGYLDPEYYRTNWLSEKSDVYSFGVVLLELVTNQPVTDKTRERPHITEWVGSMLTNGDIRSIVDPKLMDDYDTNGVWKVVELALACVNPSSSRRPTMPHVVMELNECLAYKIERKQGSQETYTKDSVEFSPSSISDFAPRAR